A single Saccopteryx bilineata isolate mSacBil1 chromosome 11, mSacBil1_pri_phased_curated, whole genome shotgun sequence DNA region contains:
- the LOC136315476 gene encoding myosin regulatory light chain 12B — MSSKKAKTKTTKKRPQRATSNVFAMFDQSQIQEFKEAFNMIDQNRDGFIDKEDLHDMLASLGKNPTDAYLDAMMNEAPGPINFTMFLTMFGEKLNGTDPEDVIRNAFACFDEEATGTIQEDYLRELLTTMGDRFTDEEVDELYREAPIDKKGNFNYIEFTRILKHGAKDKDD, encoded by the exons ATGTCGAGCAAAAAGGCAAAGACCAAGACCACTAAGAAGCGCCCCCAGCGCGCAACATCCAATGTGTTCGCCATGTTTGACCAGTCACAGATTCAGGAGTTTAAAGAGGCCTTCAACATGATTGATCAGAACAGAGATGGTTTCattgacaaagaagatttgcatgATATGCTTGCTTCTCTAG GGAAGAATCCAACAGATGCATACCTTGACGCCATGATGAATGAGGCGCCAGGGCCCATAAATTTCACCATGTTCCTCACAATGTTTGGTGAGAAGTTAAATGGCACAGATCCAGAAGATGTCATCAGAAATGCTTTTGCTTGCTTTGATGAAGAAGCAACTG GCACCATTCAGGAGGATTACCTGAGAGAGCTGCTGACAACCATGGGAGATCGGTTTACAGACGAGGAAGTGGATGAGCTGTACAGAGAAGCACCTATTGACAAAAAGGGAAATTTCAATTACATTGAGTTCACGCGCATCCTTAAACATGGAGCAAAAGACAAAGATGACTGA